A genomic region of Haliotis asinina isolate JCU_RB_2024 chromosome 1, JCU_Hal_asi_v2, whole genome shotgun sequence contains the following coding sequences:
- the LOC137297603 gene encoding uncharacterized protein → MTLTHCCGLLILLFGCSVFSLERANCDDNGHGSRIKSNMEGYDRAEHRASRDKRNVYDPTVEEVLKDLLNEVELLKKQVSLLEMDNANFQNTIATVMKITDKKLIKHSCGCMKSMLKADGVVPCEMTKVITMPSSTVEVVPTPSMPVLMSSAPPTEQVSPVRDSPVDMPIDPSIVAVSYYGYHFFRYRFGNGSFENMNLQRRVTYALTFDPVSERIIWTCYNPPAVYSSNVDGTNLTTLISEVISYGIAVDVNIGVIFLSTVSPRHSVSAMYIDGSGYRVISHVGKYGRPSRIALDTKNEVIYVCFRTRIVKVSYNGSQQTVFIRGSFMTSLTFDNTMGVLYYADRINIYRVMDTTDAKPKSDKIIRFKPKTGSYPCDMSVVGDNMYIGYKFKPSLDVLSVENRTVRTLGTLDGEFVSFCIIY, encoded by the exons ATGACCCTTACACACTGTTGTGGTTTGCTAATCCTCCTTTTTGGATGTTCAGTCTTTTCCTTGGAACGAGCAAATTGTGATGACAATGGACATGGGAGTAGAATTAAGAGCAATATGGAAGGATACGACAGAGCCGAACACAGAGCTTCACGAGACAAAAGGAACGTGTACGACCCAACTGTTGAGGAGGTTCTCAAAGATCTGCTTAATGAAGTGGAGCTTTTAAAAAAGCAAGTTTCCTTACTCGAAATGGACAATGCcaactttcaaaataccattgcTACAGTCATGAAGATCACTGACAAGAAGCTAATAAAACACAGCTGCGGCTGTATGAAAAGCATGCTGAAAGCGGATGGGGTTGTTCCTTGTGAAATGACCAAAGTGATTACAATGCCATCTTCTACAGTGGAG GTGGTTCCTACGCCGTCAATGCCGGTGTTAATGTCATCTGCGCCACCTACGGAGCAGGTGTCTCCGGTAAGAGATAGTCCTGTGGATATGCCTATAGACCCTAGTATCGTGGCTGTGTCATATTATGGATATCATTTCTTCCGCTATCGCTTCGGGAATGGGTCGTTTGAGAATATGAACCTTCAAAGACGCGTGACCTACGCCCTGACGTTTGACCCTGTATCAGAGAGAATCATCTGGACCTGCTACAATCCACCAGCTGTGTATTCATCAAATGTGGACGGCACGAATCTTACGACTTTAATCAGCGAAGTTATATCGTACGGCATAGCTGTTGACGTTAACATTGGAGTGATCTTCCTTTCAACCGTATCGCCACGTCATTCCGTCAGCGCTATGTACATCGATGGATCTGGATACAGGGTTATCTCCCATGTTGGCAAGTACGGAAGACCTTCCCGAATTGCTCTGGATACCAAAAACGAAGTCATATACGTCTGCTTCCGGACCCGCATTGTGAAAGTTAGTTATAATGGAAGTCAACAGACTGTTTTCATCCGAGGTTCCTTCATGACAAGTTTAACCTTTGACAACACCATGGGCGTCCTTTACTACGCCGACCGCATCAATATCTACAGGGTAATGGACACCACGGATGCTAAACCAAAATCTGACAAGATCATACGGTTCAAGCCTAAGACGGGCAGCTACCCCTGTGATATGTCTGTTGTAGGAGACAATATGTATATCGGCTACAAATTCAAACCTTCGCTGGATGTATTGTCGGTGGAGAATAGAACAGTCAGAACACTTGGAACACTTGATGGAGAGTTCGTTTCTTTTTGTATAATATACTAA